The sequence TCACGAATCAGTTCTTTGGCCTCTTCGGCAATTTCCTTTGTGGCCGCCGTTACGATAAAATCATCGGCATACCGCACCAGATTTACCTTGTGGGCGTTGCGGAACCGATTGTCCACTTTGCCCAGCCGGTTGGTATGGAACCGGTCGGAGAGCAGCTTTTGCATCCCATCCAGCGCCATATTCGCCAGAATCGGAGAGATAATGCCGCCTTGGGGCGTACCCGCCTCTGTGGGAAACAGCTCACCCTGAAATACAAAGCCGGCTTTCAGGAATTGCTTCAAAATTGACTTGTCCATGGGGATGTTGTCAATCAGCCACTGATGGCTGATATGGTCGAAGCAACCCTTGATGTCACCTTCCAGTACCCACTGTGGACTGACGTTTCTGCGGCTCATGTCCGCAAAAATATATTCACAGGCATCCTGACAGCACCGTCCCTTTCTGAATCCGAAAGAGCGGGGATCTGCCGCCGTTTCTGCCACGGGGTCCAGTGCCAGCGCATAGAGCGCCTGCATGGCCCGGTCATACATCGTGGGAATCCCAAGAGGGCGTTTCGCCTTTTTGTTCTTCTTGTCGATGTATACCCGGCGGAGGGGACTGGCTTTGTAGTTCTTATCCGTCAGGGACAACACCGCCCACATCTTTTGCGCAGGTGTGCTCCACCGTTGTTTGTCGATACCGGGTGTGTTTTTCCCTTTGTTGGTGGTTACTTTTTGGACCGCCAGCAGTTTTGCGTAGTACGAATGCGTAAGCAGATATTGCAGTCGTTTTACTGTGTTCCATTTCTTTTCTTTGGTCGCCTTAGCAATCCGGGCTTGCAGCCTATTAACCTCGGCCTCGGCTTTTTTCCAATCTACATGATTCCACTGGAATGCCAGCTTTGCCGCGTTCGGCAATCTCTCAGAGCGTTTCCGCTTCGTCGTTGAACAATTACCGTTCATAGGTTTACCTCCTTTTCTTGCTATGAAATACCGTGGGATAAGTCAGCACCCTTTCAGGTCAGGGCAGAGCCCCTATGCTCCACCATTACAGCAGAGCCGTTCGCTTTTTATCCCGTTCCTCTACCCTCTGTGTCATTTCTTCCCCTTACGGGGTCGATACCTCTCATTGAATTAGAGGAACACATAGGGTTTACCACG comes from Christensenellaceae bacterium and encodes:
- a CDS encoding group II intron reverse transcriptase/maturase, which produces MNGNCSTTKRKRSERLPNAAKLAFQWNHVDWKKAEAEVNRLQARIAKATKEKKWNTVKRLQYLLTHSYYAKLLAVQKVTTNKGKNTPGIDKQRWSTPAQKMWAVLSLTDKNYKASPLRRVYIDKKNKKAKRPLGIPTMYDRAMQALYALALDPVAETAADPRSFGFRKGRCCQDACEYIFADMSRRNVSPQWVLEGDIKGCFDHISHQWLIDNIPMDKSILKQFLKAGFVFQGELFPTEAGTPQGGIISPILANMALDGMQKLLSDRFHTNRLGKVDNRFRNAHKVNLVRYADDFIVTAATKEIAEEAKELIRDFLKTRGLELSEEKTLITHIDDGFDMLGWTFRKFNGKLIVKPSKKSLKAFTASLSETILGRGKAWKQNLLIEKLNQQIRGWTNYHRSVCASEAFTHIDYVLYELLWRWAKRRHPHKGKWWVSTNYWHRRGNRNWVFSTEDKELLRVDHIPIIRHTKVRMDANPYLEPEYFHARQFSRGMKRFTGRFKQIWKNQNGCCHHCGLPMDIQDEREIFFKVPKSKGGKEEVRNMAYVHKYCNQLYFERRAKA